Part of the Caretta caretta isolate rCarCar2 chromosome 7, rCarCar1.hap1, whole genome shotgun sequence genome is shown below.
GTCACAATATCTATTCGGTTAATTTTTGTCAATACAGAGGTTAAGGCATCAGCTGGAAAATATAATAAGTAACATCAGAAAAAAAACTCAGTTATCTTTGAGCTATGTAATTGTTTACCTCAGTCTCAATTATACTGGATTAATTAAAAGATGCTGAGACATATGTTTCACCTTAGTGCTTTTGTTTGGTTCTGGAAAGTTATATTTATTAGCTTGTCTAAAATCATTCTGTGGCATATTTATATGAGGCATACAATGTCTAGTATGATTCTCTTTCACAAGGTAATTACATTGTTTTTGATGCCATCATTAGAAGCAACATGACTGAGACCAGAGGTTTTCTAAAGAATATATTTCCTCACTATAAGAACAAAATATCCTTCCACTAAGGATACCATGGTAGACTTTGGAACAACAGGTGACTGAACATAGGGCTAATGATCAATAAATGGGATGTGTGGTTTTGCTGTAGCCACGTCAGTACCATTGTATTAGAGAGACAGGATGGGTGAGGTAATCATATCCTTTatttagaccaacttctgttggtgagagagacaagcttttggaaGAACTCtgggtagcttgaaagcttgtctctttcaccaacagaagttggtccaataaaagatatattacctcacccaccccatCTCTCTAATAAATGTGATGGTATTTAGATGTAGAGAAATCTTGTTGGGCAGATGGTATTTCTGCAAATGACCCTAAGGGATGGATCCCTTTCACATTCATCCttacatttcagatttttatttctgttaaatTATTAGATATGCCCCCTAAAGATCTAGGGACAGAAAGGgtcctctccctctcccaggcAGAGAAGGATCTGAACAAAGTGAAATCAGTGCAGCTCAGCTGAAACAGGGATGGGTCTGGTGGGGAAGTCCATACAGTGCATCTGCATCTTTTGCAGGGGACTAGGGGTGATGATAGAGCATGGCTGGTGGAATCACAACTCTCCAGACTCACCGGCCAAACCCATACATCgtgcgggagggggagggctcaGCATGTATAATGGCTGCAATAATGGCAACAGGGTGGTTCAGCATCCACTCTGCAACCTCTTACAGGGGATTCTGTCCTGCTAACACATGCAGCCCATCCCAGGGTACAGGCTGAGTACTTATAAACAGTACACATTTGTCAGCGGTTTTAGTGACAAAACTAGTGAAAAAGGACAGTTGAAAACTTGAAGAAAACTTATCCTCAATTATCCTCATTCCTTTACATATGCCTGGAGAATAACAGGCATTCAGAAGACGGATCAGGCCAGTGACACATATTGGAGCTGATCGGGAGAGCTAGGACGGAGATTTAACTGAGCTAAACTAGGAATGTATGAGTTGGAAGATGGTAGAGGACACGACTGTCCTACTATGAAGGCCAAGAAGTGAAGGTTtaccctctctcttctcttccagtatgcaACGATTCAAATGAAGCAACTACATAAACAGATACGGTAATTACCAAGTGAATACATATTGTAATTTCTTTAACCCTGGTAAAAATAGCTAGAGCAGGAAATGTTATTTCATGAGTGCTACTTAGAAAAGCTTTATGACGTTTTCATATTCATGTCCAAATAATAAAGATGATGGGAACTACACTATTTAGAATATGGCAACATATGAAGTTGTGTATAATTTATAACCAACAATAACTGCTCTGAACTTACTTGTAgcatttttcccatctctggtAACCCATTTTTTTAATAACATGAAACTCTGAGCAATCAGAGAATTTGGGTTTTCTACACGGATTTGATTAATTTCATCCACAGAAAAATTCAGTTCTCTTGCCAGTTCTATAAAGCAAGAAAAAATATACCATTATCATCATGTGAGTCTTATCTTGTCAATTCTGTAAAAGTAACAGTTTTATTCGGTCACACAGATgaattaatgtaaaaaaaatctgaaacatAGTTTATAATTAATTTATGAGATAATTACAACCAGGGGTATTAACATTTCACAGAAAGACATCATGCCATATCTTGTAATCATATCCCTGGTAGGTATTATCATACCTGTATCAAGTACACACACTGCTGTAAGGTAAAAATTGTGAACAAAATCTCTGCAGAGGTTACCTCATTgctgttgatttttaaaatcttgtatcCTATATATGCTTGAtatccagattactacatatcaCTCTTCATCTACACTATAATCACTGATACAGGGTGACACAGTACAACAAGCTGAGTTTATGATACAAGTTGATTTGCATTGCTGTACGGTGTAGAACTGCAGGACTACTACAATTACTGTTATGGGCCTTATTCTCAGAGATGCTGAACACCTGTAAATGTTGCTGAAGCCATTGGGAGCTTGTGGTGctcagtgctttggaaaatcaggACACAGGACAACAGGAAATGCCATATTACACCAGATGAGTGTCCAGCCAGCAGGTTCTCAACCCTCTCAACCCATTTGTGCCAACTATTCCCAGAACAAGATTTAAGGAGAATaaatttttttcaccattttaaataaaagtgtttgtttatttactgATCAATGACAAGACAATTCTACCATTAGCACTTCCTGCGAGGTTTCTTCTTTTAACTGAAAATCTATTGAAATGTTTAATAATTTACAACAAACTGATACGGACTCCACTTTTGGGAGTTAGAGAGCACCGCCGACAATGTGCACAGAACCCTCAATCCTGAGTGACTTCTATGGGAACTGAATATGGTCAAGTCGATAAAGAACTTGTGGTACTCGACTATAAAAGATGATCTGCAAAAATAATTGCTAAGTTCAATTTCAGTCTGACAGCATAAAAACGTACCTGTCCAGCTAAGTCCCAGATGATCAGCTACAATTGCCATCCTTATGTCTGTTCGTTCACATGGACTCTGTGGACCTGTGATTTACAATTTCTTGATTAAAAAGATTTTGTAAAGAAACCTACAACACTGGACAATAGtttataatattttaattttaccaAGTTGCTGGTGTTCAGATTGTATACTAAAATGATTGTGTCTTAATAACCTACAAAATAATTTCTTTGTCACAGCTTTTATATTTTCACCTGTCTAAAGTCAAATGTCAAACTACATGATGTTGTAGTATGAGACCAAACATGCTGACGTTCTAGCTACTGGACTATACACAAATGTTTCTATTACTGGTGAAAAACACCAGGGTGGGATTAACATCTATTTTTTCTACTTTGACAGAATGAAATTTGCTGTCACAAAATAAATCTTTCAAAGTCCTGAATTACATCAATGTCTTCGGCATGCTTCACTAGCTGTCTACAATATAGAATTTGtttaaaggaagaaagaagagtatAAGACAGCACATACAGATGACAATGACAGAATGAGAACTACAGAAAGTCACTCCACAGGCAATCACAACAGTTCATGCACTAGGATCAACAAGTTGAAAGTTTTACAAACTAGGCTTGATCTCCACGAGGTGAGCCATGAGAGCTCCAGAAACCTGACTGCCTTCATTCTCACCAGTCCTCTTACTTCTCCTCCTCTCACTGTCGACCTTTTCAATCTTTGATTTTAAAGATGCTGCCTCTGTTCTCATATCTCTAGCAGACTTCGATGTAATGGAAGGCTGGTAAACTTGAGTAGCTTCTGATGATGTATTTCTTGATGAACTGTCTTCTTCATCATCAGACACCTCTGACTGCATCTTTTTCTCTTCATCAGATAGACGATCCACAAGCTTTAATGTCTCACCACTAATTCCCTTAAAATATTCAATAGAATGTTTACATACCTCCCTAAGCTGATTTTTCCTTACTTTCACTGTTGTCATTGTGACGGAGGTAGACCTTACCTTTACTGGTAATTTGGAAGGAAgctgtttgatttttcctttctctaaCTGCTCTTGCTTTTGCATTGTTGGTGTTTTTCTAGATATAGCTAGATTTTTTCTGGGTGTATTTTTTATTGGAATCTTAGATTTTACTTCTAGACATggagaagaattattttgttttattttgtcggGTTTactagcctgtctcactttactCGCTGTACTTTTTTGGACATTATTTTGTGGGATGACTTCTTTTACTGAACTGGCCTTTATGGGAAGTTTTGATTTTGCTCTACTCCCTACCAACTCCCTTGACCTTTGCTGCTGTCCTTGTACTTTTTGCTTATCTGTTATTCTGTGTCCTTGTGTTGCCCCTGTCCCTTTTCCTGAAGTGCTTTTCATTTGGTTAGCTTTCTGTATGGAACACTTGGATTCACAATGTTCTTTTAGCTCTACATTAcaggtattattatttgtatggctAGCAGATGAATCcaaattgttgttgttattaaaattatctttttgaaaatcaagtttttctttttgcctaCAGCTTCTCTCGCTAGTAGCTGAACTTGTAATCACTACTACATTTTCATTTTCTAATCCCTGACCGCTGGGCATCGCAGCTTCTATCTTATCTGTCACTTCTCCAGGGCCATCTTTCTTCAGAGTCATCGTGGAAGCAGAAATTCCCATTTTAATAGGTGTGCGCAATTTGGGATCAACTTTAGAAGTGTTAACAGTTGTCGATGATTTCTCCAGAGAATTACTACCAAGTGTGGCTTCCATACAATCTCCACTGGCCTGGATGATGGGCTTATGTTCAACTGCTGTTGTTTCTACTTGTCTCTCTAAGTTTGTTTCTACAATGCTGTCCCCTGACTGTGGCTGTGTGATGGCAGTTACTGTACTTTTATCCCCTtcccccttgtcccctgacttcccttCAGAAGTATGCTCACCAATCTGAAAAAATTGGAGTCTTTCTTCAACAAAATCCCTCTTGCTCATGTCAATTGCACCACTGCGAGTCATCTCAAACATCTTCCCTTCATGAAATGGGAAGGGGTTGGGCTCACTAGTTGGAGTACTTTCATCCGTTGGAGTTCTGGCTGGAGTTGTATCAGGTGTCGTTGCTTGCGATCTGTCTTCTACTGCCAGACCAAATGGCTTAGCCTCATCATCCCTTGATTTAGTTTCAAATACTTCATCATCTCCTCGATTACTGGACCATGGATCAAAATCTAGACTTTTGGTAGCTACTGTTTTAAAAGGTGTTGCAAATTCTTCATCTACTTTGTAACTGAAATACGAATCAGGAAACACAGTTCTGTCAGGGTGTCTGCCTTCCAAGGTGAAAAACTGTGCACCTGACTTCTGCTCAGTCTTATCTGCATTCTTTTCAGAACCTGGACCTTTTGCAAGTGCCTTGTCTTCTTCAGTGCctatctttccttcctcctcaatAACTTCCAGCTTACTTTGGCTAAAGCAACGATCAGTCTGTTTTAAAATGCCCTCTGTAGTCCATATATCCTTTTTGGTTTCTACTGCTGGACCTGCAAGTTTAGAATCACTCTCAGTTAAACCATCGTCTTCATCTTGTAAATCATAACCGTCGAGAGAGTCAATTTCAGTTGCATCTGTATCATGAGAGAATTCTGCAGTGGTTGCTATGGAACACTCGGTGATAGACTGGTCATTAGTCCCATTTTGTGCTATGTCATTCTGGGGTGACTCAAGACCAATGTCAAACTCATTAGGTTTTCCAGAACCGGGATCCCCTAACTCTTTCTGGTTCTGACTCTTGTCAGAAACTTTGGGTTTTGAGACTTCTTTCTGGTCATCTTCaacttcttttaatttaaaagtatACTTTTTTAATGGAACTGGTTGATAGAGTGATTCATCATCACTAGAGTCACTGACATCTGCTCCCGGTGGCACGGGGGAAGGTGGCTGTACTCTTATGACTGGTTCAGCCAGTTGACATTTGTCATATTCATCTTGCAGATTTACTTCTATCATCTCCATTTCACTCTCAGGGGAATAACGATGATTCTTTTCTGAATCAGATTGATCTGCATCTAATGGTGGAGGAGGTGGGAATTCAATGTAGGCAACTCTGTTACTTTTGGGTCTTTTGTTAGAATCTTTGTTTATATTATTAGGCAATATTTTGTCAATTTTTGGTGCTTCCACTGCTATGTGTTTTACAGAGGTTGACTTAGCCTCTGCTTCCTCTTCTGATTCCTCAGAAACCTCAGGTATGGGACTGGGCTTGCCTGGTATATAAGCTATTAGTGAGTCGGGTGTTTTAGAGGTAAACTCATAACTCACTTCCTCTGAGCTGGGTGTTTCTGGTGTTAAAGGGCTTTTCCCAGAGCTATCTATAAAGGATACTTGTTCTAGAGTGTCATCTTCTGGACTACCTTGTGGAGAAGGCGGTTGTTTTTGCTGTCTAGCTGTATAAAATGTCCCCCTAGTCTCTTGTACTGTCTTACTTTCCtgacttacaattttttttacatttccttGTTGCACCTCCTTTTCATACTGCTTTCCTACTTGAACAAAACTGACATAAACTGGCAAAGTCTTTACCTCTTTCACTCCCTCACTATTTACTAAAGGTGCAACTTTATCCAAGTAATCAAGGGGACTAGGGTCAAATACCTCACTTGAAGGAGATTCCTTTCCAGGACTAATGTCTAAAGAATCAGGTGATTTGCTAGGGGATATTTCAGTTTCCTCCACAGGAGGACTTAACACTATGGAACCTTGTTGCTTGGTAACTTTAGTGACTTTTGAATGCTTTATTTTTTCATCTTCTACATAATCAAATTCTCTCTGAACTTGCTCCTTAATCATAGTTGACCGGGACACTTTAGCTGACAGTTCATATACTGCTTTTTTTGACTGATCATAAACACTATCAAGAATGGTAGGAGATGAAATTCTTTTCTCCTCAGAAATTCTGACTGGAATGTGGGACACAGTCAATTCCtttctttttgaagttttatCTGTCATTTCATTGGTGTATTCCCCTTCTCTGACAACAAACTCTCTGTATAGAACCTTTTTTGATGGAGATTTTACAGTCATTTCCTTCATCTCCTTTGAATGGGATCCATGTGTTGGCAATTTGTGTTCACACTCTGTCACAGTGATAAATTCACTCTTTTTGTTAGTTTTAGTCTCAgcatagtcaacatggttttcttTCACCATATCTTGAACGAGTACATGGGaaagcttttctttttgtgctttATGGTTAGAAGCTCCAGGACTTTCCCATGTTCGATAGATTTTTTTGTCCCAATGTCCCTTAGCTGGTAAGTCTGAGCTATATGCCAAGTCTTTAGCTTGCTGTTCAGAAGTATATTCTAGCAGACTTTTACTTGATGTTTCAGTGCTCTGTTCCTGTACCTTTGAAGCACAAATGTCTTCTATAACTTTTCCTTTACCTTGGACATTATCTTCTTTCAATTTCATAGTAGTAAATTCTTTTTGCAATGATGTATTTCCTTCTGTCAGATCTATTTGCTTTGGGTGCTTTTCTCTTGCATAAAACTGATACACTGGTAGTTTGCTTTCTTGTAATTTCTTTACTGGAATTTTGGATTGActatcttcctttttttcttcttgagaTAGATCTTTAGTCCTTGGACTTATACTTTGTTCAAATTTAAGTTTAATGGAATTAAGCTTGGATTGTTTTAGCTGAAATCCAGTCTGTGAAGCTTCAGTTGGTTTACTCTGCGGAGCATTTCCTTTGTGTTCCATAGTTTGTTTACAGTCCCCTGTTTGTTGAGCAAGAATCCTTCTTTCAGGACTGCTGGGCAAACTTGCTGCTTTTCTTTCATCGGCTTTTGGAGAACACTTTCCATCATGCCCATACTGCTGTACTTTACTCCAGTCATCACTCAATGTCACTATTTCAGTGAGCAGTACTTTTtcagggctgctgctggcagagctaTGACTAGAATGCAtttctttgccattttttttATGTTGCTTTTTCTCTGGAGATTGTAGCTCATCATTCAACTTTTCTGTTTTGTCCCGAAAAAACTGTGATACTTCAGTCAGTTTTTCTTCTGCTTCCTTAACAGTCCTGTCCACCCTGTCTTCATACATCATCTTTTCTCTACCTCTGTCTAATCTGTCCTCAGTAAAGCGCATCCACATGGCATGTTTTGGACTACTAACATCTCCAGTGTAGTGTAACACTGTCACTTTATCATAATGATCATCTTTAGACATTTTACCTACACCATTTTCGGACACATCTTTATAGATTTTGGAAAGaatttcttttttgggggcagtGGCTACTTTTTCTCTGCATTGTTTATCAGACCCCTGTAACTCTGAACTAAGGGGTAGAGCATGGTCAGTAACTGACTCCTCAGTATCAGAATGAGACACATCTAGCTTTTCTGAAAGAAGCATTTTCTCAGCAAACCTGTAAGACTCCCCTCTTAATTCTGACAACTCATCATCATGGTATTCTATTGAGTGTTGACTCAAAAGCTTCAGTGTTTTGTAAGAGTCATCAGACAGGAGTTGAGCAGAACTAGGGCGACTGTCTTCTTCCTGAGACACAGGAGTGTTTACTCTAGAAGATTCCAGATAAGAAGGAAGTGACTCTTCAGCTGTTAGCTCTTCTTCTTCTTGCTGACCTTGTTCATCAGAACAAGGAAAAGTATCATGTTTTTCCAAACCTTTTAAGTTAATATCTCCCCGAGGTAAGTCTTTCTGATATACATACATTTCTTTTTCTGGATGCTTTTTTGTTTCTCTAATAATGACTTCAGTAGGTTCAGCTTGATTACCTTTTTCAATATGGACCTCTATTATACGCTCCAGTTTGGGTTTCATTTTGCTGTCCTTCTCTGCATGTTGTGGTGAAGTTTCAGCAGACTTGCTAACGTCTGATGTTACTGACGATTTATGTTCAAACAGACCTGCCAGTTCTTTGGAAGGGTCACGTCCTGATTGAAAGGCTTTCATTATGTCATGAACAGACATTGTTTCCTCAATTCTTTCCGAGGTACTTTCAGTGCATGGAGGTTTATGATAAACCATTCTAGTAGTAGTAGTGATGTGAGTTTCTTCTTTCACCCGGACACCTTTGCTAAGAACACACTTGTGGTCATCTTCTTCACTGCTGCTGGTTTGCATTTGAAATGCTTTAACCTTTTCTTTAATAGACCCAGTGGGTTTTTGTTCCAACTCCATTAAAGTAAGTGCAGGTTTCAATGAAGGTAGCTCCTCTGTTTGCTGCTCTGGAATCTCTTCTGATGATGGTTCATAGCTGCGGATAACATGAACTACTTCAGTTCTTGTTTCTGTAATAACAGGAGGGATGGGTACGTCATGGAAAAGTGGTTTTGGCCCTGTGCTTTCAGCACTTTGTGGGGCTGAAGGTGTTTTTTCACTTCTTGTTTCAAAGCCACTGTCAGACAAAGGACTTTTATCTTGGTCATGTTGAGAAAAATCATCTGGAGATTCTAAAATAGTATCTGTTCCAAAAAAGGAATCTGCGATTTTACATAATTCTTTTTCTGAAGTAGAAGGCCTCATGGAGGCTGGAGGCATTTTAAGTTTATGTTCCTGTAAAGCAATCACTGGTTTTAAAATGCGTTTTTGTCTCTCttcatcttttttcccctcttcaaaCTTGTACTTTATGTTTGCCAATGAACTACTACCAATATCATTTGTTAAATAATCAATAACTTTTGCCAAATTGTAATCCTTTTCAGATGCAGCTTTAGCTTTAATTTGCCCTTTTTCTGGAACAGGATGGCACGTTATAGCCTGCTGTCTTGCTTCATCAATCTCCTCTGTACTGAACTCTACCCATTCATCTTCAGATAAGTGTCCTTTATCGCTTTTTGACACTCTGGTCGACTCTTTATTTTCTAAACACACATCTTTTTTCAGTATCTCACTAACTTTTACCAAGTCTTCTTTTACTTTCTCAACAATTTTAAAAGGTTCTTCATCATCAATTCTACCCTCTTTTGTTAGTTCAGGTTGGAATGG
Proteins encoded:
- the ANK3 gene encoding ankyrin-3 isoform X4, whose amino-acid sequence is MAHAASQLKKNRDLEINADEENEKKRKHRKRSRDRKRKSDTNASYLRAARAGNLEKALDYLKTGVDINICNQNGLNALHLASKEGHVEVVSELIKRGANVDAATKKGNTALHIASLAGQTAVVKVLVTNKANVNAQSQNGFTPLYMAAQENHLEVVKFLLDNGASQSLATEDGFTPLAVALQQGHDQVVSLLLENDTKGKVRLPALHIAARKDDTKAAALLLQNDHNADVESKSGFTPLHIAAHYGNINVATLLLNRSAAVDFTARNDITPLHVASKRGNANMVKLLLDRGAKIDAKTRDGLTPLHCGARSGHEQVVKMLLDRGAPILSKTKNGLSPLHMATQGDHLNCVQLLIQHSVPVDDVTNDYLTALHVAAHCGHFKVAKVLLDEKANPNAKALNGFTPLHIACKKNRIKVMELLLKHGASIQAVTESGLTPIHVAAFMGHVNIVSQLMHHGASPNTTNVRGETALHMAARAGQAEVVRYLVQNGAQVEAKAKDDQTPLHISARLGKADIVQQLLQQGASPNAATTSGYTPLHLAAREGHEDVASVLLDHGASLSIITKKGFTPLHVAAKYGKIEVANLLLQKNASPDAAGKSGLTPLHVAAHYDNQKVALLLLDQGASPHASAKNGYTPLHIAAKKNQMDIATTLLEYGADANAITRQGIAPVHLASQEGHVDMVSLLLTRNANVNLSNKSGLTPLHLAAQEDKVNVAEVLVNQGAVVDAATKMGYTPLHVGCHYGNIKIVNFLLQHFAKVNAKTKNGYTPLHQAAQQGHTHIINVLLQNGASPNELTVNGNTALAIAKRLGYISVVDTLKIVTEETMTTITVTEKHKMNVPETMNEVLDMSDDEVRKAYTPEILSDGEYMSDVEEGEDAMTGDTDKYLGPQDLKELGDDSLPAEGYMGFSLGARSASLRSFSSDRSYTLNRSSYARDSMMIEELLVPSKDPHLTFPREFDSDSLRHYSWAADTLDNVNLVSSPIHSGFLVSFMVDARGGSMRGSRHHGMRIIIPPRKCTAPTRITCRLVKRHKLASPPPMVEGEGLASRLVEMGPAGAQFLGPVIVEIPHFGSMRGKERELIVLRSENGETWKEHQYDSKHEDLNEILNGMDEELDSAEELEKKRICRIITKDFPQYFAVVSRIKQESNQIGPEGGVLSSTTVPHVQASFPEGALTKRIRVGLQAQPVPDEIVKKILGNKATFSPIVTVEPRRRKFHKPITMTIPVPPPSGEGVTNGYKGDTTPSLRLLCSITGGTSPAQWEDITGTTPLTFINDCVSFTTNVSARFWLADCHQVLETVGLATQLYRELICVPYMAKFVIFAKMNDPVESNLRCFCMTDDKVDKTLEQQENFEEVARSKDIEVLEGKPIYVDCYGNLAPLTKGGQQLVFNFYAFKENRLPFSIKIRDTSQEPCGRLSFLKEPKTTKGLPQTSVCNLNITLPAHKKETESDQDDETEKSDRRQSFVSLALRKRYSYLTEPGMIERTAGATRSLPATYSYKPFFSTRPYQSWTTAPITVPGQTKSGFTSLSSSSSNTPTASPLKSIWSVSSASPIKSTLGASTTSSVKSVNDVASPIRSFRTISSPIKTVVSQPPYNIQVSSGSFVRAPAVTEASNLKGMASTSTFPSRTSPVTTAGSLLERSSITMTPPASPKSNINMYSSSLPFKSIITSASPLLTSPLKSVVSPAKSAVDAVSPSKVMTTSSLSSPVKHIPGPTDVALVNGSVSPLKYPSSANVITGSKTAAMFQDKISAATDSAGCAANLATDTVEKVFPTTTTMPFSPLRAFVSSTPSAFQSIRTPSAGALYTSFGSISATTSSVTSSTITVPVYSLVNVLSEPALKKLPESSLTKSAAALLSPSKTLTTETRTQPHFNRTSSPMKSSLFLAPSALKLSTPSSLSSSQEILKDVAEMKEDLIRMTAILQTDVTEDKPFQPELTKEGRIDDEEPFKIVEKVKEDLVKVSEILKKDVCLENKESTRVSKSDKGHLSEDEWVEFSTEEIDEARQQAITCHPVPEKGQIKAKAASEKDYNLAKVIDYLTNDIGSSSLANIKYKFEEGKKDEERQKRILKPVIALQEHKLKMPPASMRPSTSEKELCKIADSFFGTDTILESPDDFSQHDQDKSPLSDSGFETRSEKTPSAPQSAESTGPKPLFHDVPIPPVITETRTEVVHVIRSYEPSSEEIPEQQTEELPSLKPALTLMELEQKPTGSIKEKVKAFQMQTSSSEEDDHKCVLSKGVRVKEETHITTTTRMVYHKPPCTESTSERIEETMSVHDIMKAFQSGRDPSKELAGLFEHKSSVTSDVSKSAETSPQHAEKDSKMKPKLERIIEVHIEKGNQAEPTEVIIRETKKHPEKEMYVYQKDLPRGDINLKGLEKHDTFPCSDEQGQQEEEELTAEESLPSYLESSRVNTPVSQEEDSRPSSAQLLSDDSYKTLKLLSQHSIEYHDDELSELRGESYRFAEKMLLSEKLDVSHSDTEESVTDHALPLSSELQGSDKQCREKVATAPKKEILSKIYKDVSENGVGKMSKDDHYDKVTVLHYTGDVSSPKHAMWMRFTEDRLDRGREKMMYEDRVDRTVKEAEEKLTEVSQFFRDKTEKLNDELQSPEKKQHKKNGKEMHSSHSSASSSPEKVLLTEIVTLSDDWSKVQQYGHDGKCSPKADERKAASLPSSPERRILAQQTGDCKQTMEHKGNAPQSKPTEASQTGFQLKQSKLNSIKLKFEQSISPRTKDLSQEEKKEDSQSKIPVKKLQESKLPVYQFYAREKHPKQIDLTEGNTSLQKEFTTMKLKEDNVQGKGKVIEDICASKVQEQSTETSSKSLLEYTSEQQAKDLAYSSDLPAKGHWDKKIYRTWESPGASNHKAQKEKLSHVLVQDMVKENHVDYAETKTNKKSEFITVTECEHKLPTHGSHSKEMKEMTVKSPSKKVLYREFVVREGEYTNEMTDKTSKRKELTVSHIPVRISEEKRISSPTILDSVYDQSKKAVYELSAKVSRSTMIKEQVQREFDYVEDEKIKHSKVTKVTKQQGSIVLSPPVEETEISPSKSPDSLDISPGKESPSSEVFDPSPLDYLDKVAPLVNSEGVKEVKTLPVYVSFVQVGKQYEKEVQQGNVKKIVSQESKTVQETRGTFYTARQQKQPPSPQGSPEDDTLEQVSFIDSSGKSPLTPETPSSEEVSYEFTSKTPDSLIAYIPGKPSPIPEVSEESEEEAEAKSTSVKHIAVEAPKIDKILPNNINKDSNKRPKSNRVAYIEFPPPPPLDADQSDSEKNHRYSPESEMEMIEVNLQDEYDKCQLAEPVIRVQPPSPVPPGADVSDSSDDESLYQPVPLKKYTFKLKEVEDDQKEVSKPKVSDKSQNQKELGDPGSGKPNEFDIGLESPQNDIAQNGTNDQSITECSIATTAEFSHDTDATEIDSLDGYDLQDEDDGLTESDSKLAGPAVETKKDIWTTEGILKQTDRCFSQSKLEVIEEEGKIGTEEDKALAKGPGSEKNADKTEQKSGAQFFTLEGRHPDRTVFPDSYFSYKVDEEFATPFKTVATKSLDFDPWSSNRGDDEVFETKSRDDEAKPFGLAVEDRSQATTPDTTPARTPTDESTPTSEPNPFPFHEGKMFEMTRSGAIDMSKRDFVEERLQFFQIGEHTSEGKSGDKGEGDKSTVTAITQPQSGDSIVETNLERQVETTAVEHKPIIQASGDCMEATLGSNSLEKSSTTVNTSKVDPKLRTPIKMGISASTMTLKKDGPGEVTDKIEAAMPSGQGLENENVVVITSSATSERSCRQKEKLDFQKDNFNNNNNLDSSASHTNNNTCNVELKEHCESKCSIQKANQMKSTSGKGTGATQGHRITDKQKVQGQQQRSRELVGSRAKSKLPIKASSVKEVIPQNNVQKSTASKVRQASKPDKIKQNNSSPCLEVKSKIPIKNTPRKNLAISRKTPTMQKQEQLEKGKIKQLPSKLPVKVRSTSVTMTTVKVRKNQLREVCKHSIEYFKGISGETLKLVDRLSDEEKKMQSEVSDDEEDSSSRNTSSEATQVYQPSITSKSARDMRTEAASLKSKIEKVDSERRRSKRTGPQSPCERTDIRMAIVADHLGLSWTELARELNFSVDEINQIRVENPNSLIAQSFMLLKKWVTRDGKNATTDALTSVLTKINRIDIVTLLEGPIFDYGNISGTRSFADENNVFHDPVDGWQSEASSVHIEPPTPGRRISGELLDRLDDSPDQCRDSITSYLKGETGKVEANGSRTETTTEVKTKSYVQESINKVGKQSDKETLKPKTRSSVHTEEQTLLTAYQKSLEETSKPTVEEPKTSVPVSMKKMSWKTPEDSKPRANIQEEAGAATSEQKQGEGYKVKTKREVRHVEKKSYS